Part of the Maridesulfovibrio sp. genome, TGTAATTTACACCCACCTGCTGAAGGCATGGGAAACCGGGGAGCGAACAGGGGTAACCATAGATAATATTGAAGCAGTCAAAAGTATGATTTTCGCTCCCTGCGGGACCATACATGACGGATCTACAGCCGGGTGGGAATCCCTTGCTATAGGACCGGACGAAAAGATTTACCCGTCAGCAGCCACCGTTGATATTGATGCTCTATCAACCTGTATTAATGGCAATTTAGAGCAAGCATGGAAGCAAAGTTACATCCTTGAAGAGCTGCGCAAAAGCAGTGGGAAAAATATTGAGTCACCCTTTAAATTAATTCTTGGGGGCGGAGATACCGACCACAGCTACATGCACAAGGAAAGTTTCATCGGCGATGACCCTTACAGTGTCCTCTACGAAAAACTGGCTCTTGAGCTGATATCCCGCAAGGCGGCTGAATCGCAACAGCATGACAGCCCGCAACTGCTGCTCAAAATGGGTGATAAGCTGGACCGCTGTTCCGGGCACGGCGCAGTAGCCCTGACCCACACGAACTGCCTTCTGGCTGTAGCCGGAAACAACAGTCTTGCTGTAGTGAAAGACTTCTACACTGAAGCAGCCGACACAGCTAAGGAAGACATTCTCAATCCGGCCTGCTACGATCCGGCGCTCATGGCCCATATCCCAGAGCAATACCGTTTCCGGGGTTACGGCTGTGGTTCTCCGGTCATGGATGCCGGAATTTCAGAAGGCGAACATGTGGTAGACCTTGGCAGCGGACGTGGAATTGAATGTTTCATCGCTGCCAAGCAGTTGGGACCGAACGGCAAGGTCACCGGCATAGACATGCTTGACCCCATGCTGAATCATGCCCGCAAGGGACAGGCTGCAGTGGCAGAATCCATGGGCTACGACAACATGGATTTCCGCAAAGGTTACCTCGAAACCCTGCCCCTCAAAGACGACTGTGCCGATCTGCTGCTCTCCAACTGCGTGCTCAATCTTTCCACCGACAAACGACGCACTTTTTCCGAGATGTTCAGGGTACTCAAGCCCGGAGGCAGACTGACCATCTCTGACGTTGTCTGCGAAACTGAACCGGGACCGGAAATCCGCAATGATGACACCCTACACGGTGAATGTATTGCCGGAGCGCAGACCCAGAAGAACCTTTGCGGGCTTCTGGAAGAAGCAGGATTTGAATCACTCATAATGATCAAACGCTTTCCCTATCGCACAGTAGGCGGACACCAATTCTTTTCACTGACCTTCTCGGCCCGCAAGCCGCTCAAGGGTGAAATGGTCAAAACCGTCTACCGTGGACCGCTGAAAACCGCCATCACCGCCAGCGGCGCCATCCTGACTCCCGGTAGCGTGATTGACATCCCTGAACAGGAAGCAAACCTGCTCGGAGAGCAATTATTCATAATAAATAATGAAGGCTCCGTGGATAATATTTTCATCGGTGAATCATGCTGCTGCCCTACTCCGGATTCTTTTGACAAGCCGGAAACTGAACCCAAGAAAGACACCAACCACTCCAACTTTTCCCTGAAAAGCATGGAAGGTTGCATGGTCTGCGGAGCAGAGCTTGAATACCTGACCGAATACCGCAAAATAACCTGCTCTTTCTGCGGCGAAGAACACGAAGCCAACGGGCACTGTACCAGCGGTCACTTTGTCTGTGATAAATGCCACACCGAAGACGGCATGGAAGTTCTGCCCCATCTGCTGAAGTCCAGCACGGAGACGGATATGATCCAACTGCTCAAGAAAGCACGCAATCATCCGGCCATTCCCATGCACGGACCTGAGCATCATGCCCTTGTACCCGGTGTGATTACAGCTGCTTACAGAAATTGCGGCGGGGGTATTGACGACAGGGTCATAGATACGGCAATATCACGCGGCGCAAAAGTCGCAGGAGGCTTCTGCGGATTCATGGGAGTCTGCGGAGCAGCCATCGGCGTAGGTGTGGCCATGAGTGCAATTCTGGAAGCAACCCCGTTAACAGCGTCTGAACGCTCCATTGCCCAGAAAGGGACCCTCGCAGCCCTTAAATTAATTGCAGACATTGAAGCCGCCCGTTGTTGCCAGCGTGACTGCTGGCTGGCCCTGAAAGCCGCCTCACAGGTATCTGAAGAGGTTCTTGGCTTGCGGTTGCGGGCTGATGCGCATATACTGTGTGATCAAATGAAAAACAATAAAGAGTGCATGGGACGAAATTGCCCGGTAATAAGAAACAGTAAGGGCGATCATCCTCCCGTGATGCAACTTCTGGGGTCGATAGCAGATTCTGAAAAAAAAGTTTAAAAGCTACTTGACTTTTCAACCTAGATACGAATATCTTCCCCTCTCTTACGTGACGGAGGTAAGTTAAAAATGTATGCAATAATTGAGACTGGCGGCAAGCAGTTCCGCGTTGAAGAAGGTCTGGAACTCAATGTCCAGAAAATGGACGCTGAAGCAGGCACAAAAGTCGATCTGGATAAAATTCTTCTTATCGGTCAGGGCGAAGACGTTAAAATCGGCGCTCCTTATGTTGAAGGTGCGAAGGTTTCCTGCACTGTTGTAGAACACGGTCGTGATAAAAAGATCGTTGTTTTCAAGAAAAGACGCAGGAAAGACTCTCAGACCAAACAGGGTCATCGTCAGGACTACACCAGAATCAAAGTGGAAGCCATTCAGGCTTAAGCTTGACGACAGAACCTACTAAGGAGGCTAATAATGGCTCATAAGAAAGCGGGCGGTAGCTCGAAGAACGGTCGCGATAGTAATGCCCAAAGACGTGGTGTGAAACGTTTCGGTGGTCAGGAAGTACTGGCTGGCAACATTCTTGTTCGCCAGGTTGGTAGCAAAGTCCACGCTGGTAAAAACGTTGGCACCGGCAAAGACTACACCTTGTTTGCACTGGTTGACGGTGTTGTGCAGTACGAAAAGTACGTGCGCAAAAACCGCGTAAAAACCAGAGTACACATCGTACCTGCAGAAGCCTAGACATCAGGCGAAAGCTTTTTTCAGGCAGGGGTCGCATTACTTAATGCGTCCCCTGCCTTTTCGTGTTTGGATCTTTGAAATATTCAAGGCCAAACAAGTTAAGGCTTTTCAAAAACACAAAACGGGAGGTACACTCTCCTCCCACGCTAATTTAGCGATCACACCCAATGACCGACCCTCAAGGATTCCAAAGGTAATTATTCCCTTTGGCCGCCGGAGGCGAAATCACCTATAAAAGCGCACAGCGCATCAATTAATCCTATGAAATTTATAGATGAAGCAACAATTACGGTTCGTTCCGGCAAGGGCGGCAACGGATGCGTGGCATTCCGCAGGGAAAGATTTATACCCAAAGGCGGCCCCAGTGGCGGCGACGGCGGCAAAGGCGGAGATCTTATTCTGCGCGGAAACTCCCAGCTGCTGACCCTTTATGACTTCAGGCTCAAGCGTGTTTACGAAGCAAAGAACGGTGAGCCCGGACAGGGCCGCGACAAATACGGTAAAGGAGCCGATGATTTGATCGTCGATCTCCCGCTCGGAACACTGGTATACGAAGTGAACACCGAAGACGGCAGCGAAAAGCTTGTCGCCGACCTTACTCAGGAAGGCAGTGAAATAGTTATCTGCAAGGGCGGTGACGGAGGGCGTGGAAACATCCACTTCAAATCCTCCACCAACCAGACCCCGCGTCAGGCAGAAGAAGGATTCCCCGGAGAAGAAAAACGCATCCGCCTGCAGCTCAAAATCATTGCGGACGTAGGTCTGCTCGGTCTGCCAAACGCAGGTAAATCCACCTTTATTTCCAAAATTTCCGCTGCGAAGCCCAAAATCGCAGCCTATCCCTTCACCACTCTCGTGCCCAACCTCGGCGTGGTGGATGATGATATGGGCAGCAAGCTGGTCATCGCCGATATTCCCGGCCTGATTGAAGGAGCCAGCGAAGGACATGGACTTGGTCACCGCTTCCTCAAACACGTGGAACGCACCAGATTCCTTGTCCATATTCTCAGTGCAGAAGATCTGAGTCTTGAAGATCCCTTTGAAGGGTTCAGCATGCTTGACGAAGAACTGCGCATCTTTGATGAAGAAATGGCCAATAAAACCCAGCTGAGGGTCATCAACAAAATCGACCTTCTCTCCGAGGAAGACCTTGAAGCAATCAAGGCCAAGGCCGAAGAAGCAGGGATAAAAATTTACTTCATATCCGCACTTCACAGTGACGGAGTTCAGGAACTCCTCAGTGACATGTGGGACAGATTCAAGGCAATGAATCAAGAGGAAGAAAATGACCAGGATGAGCAACAGGATTCAGACTCTTAAGGAAGCTAAACGCATTGTTGTAAAAATCGGCAGCGCGGTACTGACTACGGCTGAGGGCATCAACCTCGGCCTGATCTGCCGCCTTGCCGATCAGCTGGCGACCCTGCACGAACGCGGGGTCGACATAGTCCTCGTCTCGTCCGGTGCGGTTGCCGCCGGACGAAAATCCATCCCGTCCGGCGCAAAGCTGGATGACCTGCCTGCGCGTCAGGCAGCATCGGCCATTGGTCAGTCACGGCTCATGCATGAGTATGACGAGACTTTCCGCCGCTTCGGTCTGGTTACTTCTCAGGTCCTGCTTACCCGCGACGACCTCAAACACCGCGACCGTTTCCTGAATGCCCGCAACACCCTTTCAAGACTCCTTGAATGGCGGGTAATCCCCATCATCAACGAAAACGACACAGTCGCAGTTCAGGAACTGGAATTCGGTGATAACGACACCCTCGCCAGCCTGATCTTAAACGTTGTTGAAGCAGACCTTTTCATCAACCTCACTTCAGCTGACGGTGTTTTCGATAAAAACCCGGATAAGAACCCCGATGCCAAGCCGCTGACCTGCATTGAGAACATTCACGACCTCGACCTTGACGCCATGTGCGACGGCAAGACTGCCGTTGGGTCCGGGGGCATGTTCTCCAAGATGCGTGCTGCCAACCGTGCAGCCCAGCTCGGTGTGCCGACCCTGATCCTTGCGGGCAAGGACCGTATGATCATTGAGCGCATATTTAACGGAGAAGAACGCGGCACATGGATTGTACCTGACGAGAAATCTGTTTCCCGCCGCAAATACTGGCTGGCTTACCATTGCGACCCTGCAGGTGATCTGATCATTGACGAAGGAGCGCAGAAGGCACTGCTTTCCGGAGGAAAGAGTCTGCTGCCCGCAGGTATTGTCGAAGTGGATGGTAAATTCAAGGCCGGGGAGCTTGTTCGTGTGGTTAACAAGGAAGGCAAATCGCTTGCTGTCGGATTATCCTGTTATAATTCTACAGACATGATCAAAATTATGGGCTGCAAGTCCTGTGATATCGAGACGATTCTCGGTAAATGCCCCTACCCGGAGGCTATCCACCGGGATAATTTACTCTTAGACGCTGCTCTTTAAGAATGCCTCCTGCGGCTTAAACCCTTTCATTAAGGCTTCGCCGCCAACGCACTAGATTTATCTATATTCATTTAATAGGACAGGCTTAACCGCCTGTCCTATTTTTTTATTCGATAATTGTGCCATGAATGGATCAATTATTTCCATCTATATTTTTATCATATAAATATAAAGTTTTCTCAAGAACAACCGATTATTCGCTTTATACAAGACCCGCTTTTAACCTAATTCCAGAGGCTTGGAAATGCGTATCGGCTCAACTCTTGGCAGCAATGCATACAATACTGACCCCAGTTCATATCTGGAGGGATTCAGCAGCACTATGCGTGCGCGCCAAGCTAAGAGAGACGCACTAAATAACTTCAACCAAGCCATTGATGATAAGAAGAGCTTCAGCACCTCTGCGACCAACCGTGCCCCGGAACAAGCCCATCCTAAACAAGCTTTACCTTTTGACCCTGAAGCTGCCATCCAAAAGGTGGTCAAAGATAATGCCGAGTATCTGGATTATAAAATCAGCCAGATTTTTGAGGAAGACAAGTCCAAGCTCCTCTCCGGCAAATCAGACGCTGAATATAATAAAAATCTGGAAGAACTGACCCGTGCCGTTGAAGGTCAAGACTTCGATAACGCCAAGAAAATACTCAAAGAATTCTACAATGGCGATTCTGATCAGGTCATCAGCAAAATAGAAGAAACCCTGACCAAGGTTGAAGACAAATTCTGGGGAGACATGAAAAAAGTCCTCGGTCAGATGGGACAGGCTCAAGGGCTTACCATTACCGATGGAATACAGGAAGAGAAATGGATTTCCGGCTATGATCTGGTGGACAGAGCAATTGAAAATGCCAAGCAGAAAACCGGTTCTCTTGCCGATATGGATTTTTCTGAACTGATTGACGAAGTCCGTGCGGACGCAGTGGATTATGCTGCCCGCAAAATCCGTGAAGCCGGTAATGAAGCCTCTGAAGACTCCGCAAAAAAACAAGCCCAAAATGCTGTTCAATCCGCTTCCCTGTACACCAAACATACTCTCTTCGGGGGAGATGGAGTTGCCGACAAACTTGCGGATCAGGAACTGAACATGACTTCCCGTATTGAAGAGCAAAAAGGGAATTCAGGCTCAATGCGCATTATGCGCTACATGACCATTGAGGATCTGAAAGAAAGCTCTCCTGAGCAGGCAATCACAGATGAGCAACTGAGCAGAAGTGCCGGATTAGGCATCACATCTAAGAGTAAAATCGCCCACCAATTAAACAAGATGGGTGTAACGGTTGTCGAGGAACTCAAAGATCTTGCCTCCAAGGCAAGACGAGACGGCCCTTCCGTTCAAGTTGAAGAACTATCCGGCACAGAAGAACAGCCCTTTGAAATGAATAAACCCGCTGATTTTGTGGGCAATGAAGACTGGCGTTCATTCCGTGAAGATCTATCCGCAGTATATGCAACAGCAACCGGGAAATACGCTGCTCGATACAAGAAAATTTACAAATCAATGATGAAAAACAGTTCATCATCTTCATCCTTTAACTTCCGGGTCTAGAATAAGAGGTAATCACAATGCGTATCTCATCATTCGGACAAGTACCTTCCGCTTTCGACCTCAAAGCAATTGCCGATGATTTCAAAAAGAAAAATGCGGATAAAATTGCTGATGAAAAGAAGAAAATTGAAGAGGAAATCAAAACCCGAAAAGATATTCCGCAAACCGAC contains:
- the obgE gene encoding GTPase ObgE, giving the protein MKFIDEATITVRSGKGGNGCVAFRRERFIPKGGPSGGDGGKGGDLILRGNSQLLTLYDFRLKRVYEAKNGEPGQGRDKYGKGADDLIVDLPLGTLVYEVNTEDGSEKLVADLTQEGSEIVICKGGDGGRGNIHFKSSTNQTPRQAEEGFPGEEKRIRLQLKIIADVGLLGLPNAGKSTFISKISAAKPKIAAYPFTTLVPNLGVVDDDMGSKLVIADIPGLIEGASEGHGLGHRFLKHVERTRFLVHILSAEDLSLEDPFEGFSMLDEELRIFDEEMANKTQLRVINKIDLLSEEDLEAIKAKAEEAGIKIYFISALHSDGVQELLSDMWDRFKAMNQEEENDQDEQQDSDS
- a CDS encoding DUF5714 domain-containing protein, whose amino-acid sequence is MSFNIAEWTRIIHNETPIYIRPDSPDWFVPTPKGDALLCSLLKNKKPEFSPLEQSENLSIDDKRFLMRLPDSNETVYPGRYELLKTDTLRELWFHITDNCNMSCSHCLFSSSPLAKRELATERVLELTAQAKALGCKMFALTGGEPLVHKGLDKILTSMLEIESSHVAVLTNGLAVEKFFSRHSYDFSRLHLQISVDGIGKTHDKLRGEGMFAALEKSLKWLSAAGIPFTLSMCVTKDNVHEMKDVVDFAAKTGASNVHFMWYFVRGRGESEQFVEPDVIYTHLLKAWETGERTGVTIDNIEAVKSMIFAPCGTIHDGSTAGWESLAIGPDEKIYPSAATVDIDALSTCINGNLEQAWKQSYILEELRKSSGKNIESPFKLILGGGDTDHSYMHKESFIGDDPYSVLYEKLALELISRKAAESQQHDSPQLLLKMGDKLDRCSGHGAVALTHTNCLLAVAGNNSLAVVKDFYTEAADTAKEDILNPACYDPALMAHIPEQYRFRGYGCGSPVMDAGISEGEHVVDLGSGRGIECFIAAKQLGPNGKVTGIDMLDPMLNHARKGQAAVAESMGYDNMDFRKGYLETLPLKDDCADLLLSNCVLNLSTDKRRTFSEMFRVLKPGGRLTISDVVCETEPGPEIRNDDTLHGECIAGAQTQKNLCGLLEEAGFESLIMIKRFPYRTVGGHQFFSLTFSARKPLKGEMVKTVYRGPLKTAITASGAILTPGSVIDIPEQEANLLGEQLFIINNEGSVDNIFIGESCCCPTPDSFDKPETEPKKDTNHSNFSLKSMEGCMVCGAELEYLTEYRKITCSFCGEEHEANGHCTSGHFVCDKCHTEDGMEVLPHLLKSSTETDMIQLLKKARNHPAIPMHGPEHHALVPGVITAAYRNCGGGIDDRVIDTAISRGAKVAGGFCGFMGVCGAAIGVGVAMSAILEATPLTASERSIAQKGTLAALKLIADIEAARCCQRDCWLALKAASQVSEEVLGLRLRADAHILCDQMKNNKECMGRNCPVIRNSKGDHPPVMQLLGSIADSEKKV
- the rplU gene encoding 50S ribosomal protein L21, coding for MYAIIETGGKQFRVEEGLELNVQKMDAEAGTKVDLDKILLIGQGEDVKIGAPYVEGAKVSCTVVEHGRDKKIVVFKKRRRKDSQTKQGHRQDYTRIKVEAIQA
- the proB gene encoding glutamate 5-kinase encodes the protein MTRMSNRIQTLKEAKRIVVKIGSAVLTTAEGINLGLICRLADQLATLHERGVDIVLVSSGAVAAGRKSIPSGAKLDDLPARQAASAIGQSRLMHEYDETFRRFGLVTSQVLLTRDDLKHRDRFLNARNTLSRLLEWRVIPIINENDTVAVQELEFGDNDTLASLILNVVEADLFINLTSADGVFDKNPDKNPDAKPLTCIENIHDLDLDAMCDGKTAVGSGGMFSKMRAANRAAQLGVPTLILAGKDRMIIERIFNGEERGTWIVPDEKSVSRRKYWLAYHCDPAGDLIIDEGAQKALLSGGKSLLPAGIVEVDGKFKAGELVRVVNKEGKSLAVGLSCYNSTDMIKIMGCKSCDIETILGKCPYPEAIHRDNLLLDAAL
- the rpmA gene encoding 50S ribosomal protein L27, translating into MAHKKAGGSSKNGRDSNAQRRGVKRFGGQEVLAGNILVRQVGSKVHAGKNVGTGKDYTLFALVDGVVQYEKYVRKNRVKTRVHIVPAEA